From the Hyphomicrobium sp. ghe19 genome, one window contains:
- the pbpC gene encoding penicillin-binding protein 1C has translation MIATGGAYGLYVKAFADAGPLPLEQAKAVSVTVIDRDDRLLRAFTTTEGKWRLPVDPKDVDQHYLKMLFAFEDKRFYTHHGVDPKAVTRAVLQMMRHGRLVSGGSTLTMQVARLLDGKHERTAGGKLRQMARAIELERALSKTEILKLYLRLAPFGGNLEGVRAASLAYFGKEPRRLSLGECALLVALPQSPEMRRLDRNPEAARRARDRVLTRAVAANVITVAEAERAKAERIPSIRFAFPMLAPHLSETEVAAHPTENVIKLTLERNLQSNLERLAVEHARTIGDNVSTAIIVADHQTGEILAEVGSADYMDRTRHGAVDMATAVRSPGSTLKPFIYGLAFEAGLAHPQTLIEDRPVRFGNYSPKNFDEGYHGTVSIREALEQSLNVPAVRVLARVGPGKLAGRFRRAGVTARFPDKSEPTLAMALGGTGLTLEELTALYAGLARGGDGITLTHRYDQRGKIWGATHVKPLVNAHRLMSPLAAWYVTDILKDAPPPLNAKGGRFAYKTGTSYGYRDAWAIGYDGRYVIAVWVGRPDNSSIPGLMGRSAAAPILFDAFERVPGSRVPLQGAPANVIRGTNADLPAPLKRWRDPGDDPAGGKYLQPPVLISFPPDQSEIAETDLDGEPLVLKADGGALPLTWLVDGKPIQSDAHTREAAWQPTGAGFAKLTVIDANGRTDRAFIRLR, from the coding sequence ATGATCGCCACCGGGGGCGCCTACGGCCTTTACGTGAAGGCTTTCGCCGACGCCGGCCCGCTTCCGCTCGAACAGGCAAAAGCCGTATCCGTAACGGTCATCGATCGCGACGATCGCCTTCTGCGCGCCTTCACCACCACGGAAGGAAAATGGCGGCTGCCGGTCGATCCCAAAGATGTCGATCAGCATTACTTGAAGATGCTGTTCGCGTTTGAGGACAAGCGCTTCTACACCCACCACGGCGTGGACCCGAAAGCCGTCACCCGCGCCGTCCTCCAGATGATGCGCCACGGCCGTCTCGTCTCGGGCGGCTCGACGCTGACGATGCAGGTCGCACGCCTCCTCGACGGCAAGCACGAGCGCACCGCAGGCGGCAAGCTCCGCCAGATGGCGCGCGCCATCGAACTCGAACGCGCGCTATCGAAAACCGAGATCTTGAAACTCTACCTTCGCCTGGCGCCGTTCGGCGGCAACCTCGAAGGCGTCAGAGCCGCATCGCTCGCCTATTTCGGCAAGGAACCGCGACGCCTGTCACTCGGAGAGTGCGCGCTGCTCGTTGCCCTTCCGCAGTCCCCGGAAATGCGCCGTCTCGACCGGAATCCGGAAGCCGCACGCCGCGCCCGCGATCGCGTACTGACACGCGCGGTCGCGGCGAATGTCATCACGGTCGCGGAAGCAGAAAGGGCAAAAGCCGAACGCATTCCGTCCATTCGTTTCGCCTTCCCGATGCTCGCGCCGCATCTTTCCGAGACCGAGGTCGCCGCGCATCCCACTGAGAACGTCATCAAGCTGACGCTCGAACGCAATCTTCAGAGCAACCTCGAACGCCTCGCGGTGGAACACGCGCGGACGATCGGCGATAATGTCTCTACGGCCATCATCGTCGCCGATCACCAGACGGGCGAAATCCTCGCCGAGGTCGGCTCAGCCGATTACATGGACAGGACGCGCCACGGCGCCGTCGATATGGCGACGGCGGTGCGCTCTCCGGGCTCGACGCTGAAGCCCTTCATTTACGGCCTCGCCTTCGAAGCGGGCCTCGCGCATCCGCAAACGCTCATCGAAGATCGCCCCGTCCGCTTCGGAAACTACTCACCGAAGAACTTCGACGAAGGCTATCACGGCACCGTCTCGATACGCGAAGCGCTCGAGCAATCGTTGAACGTACCGGCAGTGCGCGTGCTTGCTCGCGTCGGACCTGGCAAGCTCGCCGGCCGCTTCCGCCGTGCCGGAGTGACGGCACGCTTTCCCGATAAGTCCGAGCCGACGCTCGCAATGGCCCTCGGCGGCACAGGCCTGACGCTTGAAGAATTGACGGCTCTTTATGCCGGCCTCGCGCGCGGCGGCGATGGCATCACGCTGACGCATCGCTACGATCAGCGCGGCAAGATCTGGGGGGCGACGCACGTCAAGCCGCTCGTCAACGCCCACCGTTTGATGTCGCCGCTGGCCGCCTGGTATGTGACGGACATTCTGAAAGACGCCCCACCCCCGCTCAACGCCAAGGGTGGCCGCTTCGCCTACAAGACCGGAACGTCCTACGGCTATCGCGACGCCTGGGCCATCGGCTACGATGGTCGCTACGTGATCGCCGTGTGGGTCGGCCGTCCGGACAATTCGAGCATTCCGGGTTTGATGGGCCGAAGCGCCGCCGCACCGATCCTCTTCGACGCCTTCGAGCGGGTGCCCGGCTCCCGGGTCCCCCTGCAGGGCGCACCGGCCAATGTCATTCGGGGAACGAACGCCGATCTGCCCGCGCCCCTCAAACGCTGGCGCGACCCGGGCGACGACCCGGCCGGCGGCAAATACCTCCAACCGCCCGTGCTGATCTCTTTCCCGCCGGATCAGTCCGAAATCGCCGAAACCGATCTCGACGGCGAACCGCTTGTGCTCAAGGCGGACGGAGGCGCGCTGCCGCTCACCTGGCTCGTCGACGGCAAGCCGATCCAATCGGACGCGCACACGCGCGAAGCGGCATGGCAGCCCACGGGCGCCGGCTTCGCCAAGCTCACGGTGATCGACGCCAATGGCCGTACCGACCGGGCCTTTATCAGACTAAGATAG
- a CDS encoding alpha-2-macroglobulin has translation MHVIARLAVFFALMLATLSNASATEKPFLHAGIAADAKRYETYLKANWKPDGKSPAALKSEAEKVFATDPRAASRSLANAVAIDEKDSAAWTRLAEALLAIKPDPDKGGERYDLPIYASGAAYRGYQRATDDAQKAHALYVLGRTLETRSYWRPAIDALSLSLTLADDQTTREMYDRLRGEYGFRMTDYKTDNEATPPRLCLQFSEDLSRTQTDVAKFISVGGKDPQNLVQEGKQLCLEGLKHGERYEVQIRAGLPSDIGETLLKTANIAVYVPDRSAFVRFSGKAYVLPSRGQQGIPVTTINTNKIDVEVYRIGDRSLATTLQSGDMQRQLSSYDVDNIRDRSGIKVYQGQMDITSKLNEEVSTAVPVTDATGKLEPGVYVMVAKPTEKQKEESYERATQWFIVSDLGLTAFTGNDGVHALVRSLTEATVVAGTSVKLIARNNEVLATATTDDRGYAKFDAAITKGEGGTAPAIIVAQKGEGEYAFLDLTLNAFDLSDRGVQGRDPSGPVDAYVYTERGVYRGGEEVNVTALVRDQFGKSSAVPTTLMLFRPDGVEQTRLVMNDQGLGGRALAVPLAKAAMTGTWRLRLYTDPKAEAIAEKSFLVEDFVPERLDMTLSANISALTPDENQTINADGRYLYGPPAAGLGIEGEVVVKASNKDVPGFAGYVFGQADELVNPARQPLEASLAMDKDGKAAIPIVLPQMPKTPKPLEAAITVKLREDGGRTIERNITLPVDLKLERIGIKPLFENFTAAEDQNADFNVVLLGADGKPEANSNLTWTLTRLDTNWQWYRRDGSWTYEAVTVKRKIGSGALAVTADGAAKISQPIQWGRYRLDVASNDADGPASSVLFNAGWYTAGENVDSPEQLDVALDKNSYKSGETAKLRIASKLGGKALVSVLGTGLHLMKEVDIAKGGGEVEIPISGEWGPGAYATAILYRPMDESQKRMPSRAIGVRWLPIDQSGKHLKVAVTLPEKVKSGSTFTVPLKVEGLSPGEDARVVVAAVDLGILNLTRYETPAPEKYFSEQQKLSFEIRDFYGKLIDGMRADRGKLRSGGDGGAALQGNPTVETVVSLFSGLVRVKEDGTASVDFELPDFNGTVRVMAVAWSKDKVGHGSGDLIVRDAVALTVAVPRFMTLGDEMNLGFSIHNVDGPAAAYKLALFKKDGDDTNETLTEIADKSADLKGGERTLQRIAFKPADIGSLTLKAVVTGPNDIRVKREMTFEVLPPARDIKRTTISSLKPGGKLQVTRDLAQDLIPSRTRINLSVGPAARLDVPTLLAQLDRYPYGCAEQTVSRAMPLVVANALAAQIGLAEDKALKERVQGAIARVFDMQDSTGAFGVWGPSSTDLWLTAYVTDFLTRAKEAKYDVPREGFNRALDKLQNFIAYASDFEKGGEDRAYALYVLARNGRAPVGDLRYYADERIERFSTPLAKAQVGAALAMMGDKERAERVFAAALAAMPDKPDSGYRSDYGSTLRDGAALVTLAAETGIARDAQPKLATVIAKAYETRSYTSTQEQAWMLLAAKAVNDEVKATTLSIDGKPVNGPLLKGLKPAELKDGTLTITNNGDTAVDAVISVIGAALTPEPPASKGFKIERQAYALDGKKVDLASLNGGKTEVKQNDRFVITVKVTSDEPAGRVMVVDRLPAGFEIENPHLVDSGAIAGLSWLKSTADPEHTEFRDDRFVAAFNFANVRTSSDTSNGDNGSSVEGVDQNSVETRDDGSVVLPDGTAQKKPQAVTATLAYIVRAVNPGTFVHPAATVEDMYRPERYARSAAGQLTVSAKE, from the coding sequence ATGCACGTCATCGCGCGCCTTGCTGTGTTTTTCGCTCTCATGCTGGCCACGCTCTCAAACGCCAGCGCCACCGAGAAACCCTTCCTGCACGCAGGAATTGCGGCGGATGCGAAACGCTACGAAACCTATCTCAAGGCCAATTGGAAGCCGGACGGTAAATCACCGGCCGCGCTGAAGTCCGAAGCGGAAAAAGTTTTCGCAACCGACCCGAGGGCGGCGTCGAGAAGCCTCGCCAACGCAGTCGCCATCGATGAAAAAGATTCAGCCGCCTGGACTCGCCTCGCCGAAGCCTTGCTCGCGATCAAGCCCGATCCCGACAAGGGCGGCGAACGTTACGACCTGCCGATCTACGCTTCGGGCGCCGCCTACCGCGGCTATCAGCGCGCGACCGACGACGCGCAAAAGGCGCACGCTCTTTATGTACTCGGCCGAACGCTTGAAACCCGCTCATACTGGCGCCCGGCAATCGACGCGCTGAGCCTCAGCCTCACGCTCGCCGACGATCAGACGACGCGCGAAATGTATGACCGCCTCCGTGGCGAGTACGGTTTCCGCATGACGGACTACAAAACCGACAACGAGGCAACGCCACCGCGTCTGTGCCTCCAGTTCTCGGAAGATCTTTCGCGCACGCAGACGGACGTTGCCAAATTCATCTCCGTCGGCGGCAAGGATCCGCAGAACCTCGTCCAGGAAGGCAAGCAGCTTTGCCTCGAAGGTCTGAAGCACGGAGAGCGCTATGAAGTGCAAATCCGCGCGGGCCTCCCCTCCGACATTGGCGAAACGTTGCTGAAAACCGCGAACATTGCAGTCTACGTGCCGGATCGCTCCGCGTTCGTCCGCTTCAGCGGCAAGGCCTACGTGCTGCCGTCACGCGGACAGCAGGGCATCCCCGTCACCACGATCAACACGAACAAGATCGACGTCGAAGTCTACCGTATCGGCGACCGCAGCTTGGCGACGACGCTTCAATCCGGCGACATGCAGCGTCAGCTTTCGAGCTACGACGTCGACAACATCCGCGATCGGTCCGGCATCAAGGTCTACCAGGGCCAGATGGACATAACGTCGAAGCTCAACGAGGAGGTGTCGACCGCCGTCCCCGTCACCGACGCGACAGGGAAGCTCGAGCCCGGCGTCTACGTCATGGTGGCGAAGCCGACCGAAAAGCAGAAGGAAGAAAGCTACGAACGCGCGACGCAGTGGTTCATCGTCTCTGATCTCGGCCTCACCGCGTTCACCGGCAATGACGGCGTCCACGCGCTCGTTCGCTCGCTGACGGAAGCAACCGTGGTCGCTGGAACGTCGGTCAAGCTCATCGCCCGCAACAACGAAGTGCTCGCAACCGCGACGACCGATGATCGCGGCTATGCAAAGTTCGACGCGGCGATAACGAAAGGCGAGGGCGGAACCGCGCCCGCGATCATCGTCGCGCAGAAGGGCGAGGGGGAATACGCCTTCCTCGACCTGACGCTCAACGCCTTCGATCTGTCTGACCGCGGCGTCCAAGGCCGCGACCCGTCTGGCCCCGTCGATGCGTACGTCTACACCGAACGCGGCGTCTACCGCGGCGGCGAGGAAGTCAACGTCACCGCGCTCGTTCGCGACCAGTTCGGCAAATCGTCCGCCGTGCCGACGACGCTGATGCTCTTCCGGCCCGACGGCGTCGAGCAGACGCGTCTCGTGATGAATGATCAGGGCCTTGGCGGCCGCGCGCTCGCCGTGCCGCTCGCAAAAGCCGCAATGACCGGAACCTGGCGTCTTCGGCTCTACACAGACCCCAAGGCCGAAGCGATCGCGGAGAAGAGCTTTCTCGTCGAAGACTTCGTGCCCGAACGCCTCGACATGACGCTCTCGGCGAACATTTCGGCTCTGACGCCCGACGAAAATCAAACGATCAATGCCGATGGCCGCTACCTCTACGGACCGCCGGCCGCCGGCCTCGGCATCGAAGGCGAAGTCGTCGTCAAAGCCTCGAACAAAGACGTGCCTGGCTTCGCCGGTTACGTCTTCGGACAGGCCGATGAACTCGTGAACCCCGCGCGCCAGCCGCTCGAGGCGAGCCTTGCGATGGACAAGGACGGCAAAGCCGCCATCCCGATCGTCCTGCCGCAAATGCCGAAGACGCCGAAGCCGCTTGAAGCCGCGATCACCGTCAAGCTCCGCGAAGACGGCGGCCGCACCATCGAGCGCAACATCACGTTGCCGGTCGATCTGAAACTCGAACGCATCGGCATTAAGCCGCTGTTCGAAAACTTCACCGCCGCCGAGGACCAGAACGCCGATTTCAACGTCGTGCTTCTGGGCGCCGACGGCAAACCTGAAGCCAACAGCAATCTCACTTGGACGCTGACGCGCCTCGACACGAACTGGCAGTGGTATCGCCGCGACGGATCGTGGACATACGAAGCCGTCACCGTGAAGCGTAAGATCGGCAGCGGCGCTCTCGCCGTCACCGCCGATGGCGCCGCGAAAATTTCGCAACCCATCCAGTGGGGACGCTATCGCCTCGACGTCGCCTCCAACGATGCGGACGGCCCGGCTTCGAGTGTGCTCTTCAACGCCGGCTGGTACACGGCAGGCGAAAACGTCGATAGCCCCGAACAGCTCGACGTCGCGCTTGATAAGAACAGCTACAAATCCGGCGAGACCGCGAAGCTGCGCATCGCTTCAAAGCTCGGTGGCAAGGCGCTGGTCTCGGTGCTCGGCACCGGCCTCCACCTGATGAAGGAAGTCGACATCGCCAAGGGCGGCGGTGAGGTTGAAATCCCAATCTCCGGCGAGTGGGGCCCCGGCGCCTACGCAACGGCAATCCTCTATCGCCCGATGGATGAGAGCCAGAAGCGCATGCCGAGCCGCGCCATCGGCGTCCGCTGGCTGCCGATCGACCAGAGCGGCAAGCATCTGAAAGTTGCCGTGACGCTTCCCGAAAAAGTAAAATCCGGAAGCACGTTCACGGTGCCGCTAAAGGTCGAAGGTCTGTCGCCTGGTGAAGACGCGCGCGTCGTCGTGGCGGCCGTCGATCTCGGCATCCTCAACCTCACGCGTTACGAAACGCCGGCGCCGGAGAAATATTTCTCCGAGCAGCAGAAGCTGTCGTTCGAAATCCGCGACTTCTACGGCAAGCTGATCGACGGCATGCGGGCCGATCGCGGCAAGCTGCGCTCTGGCGGCGACGGCGGAGCAGCCCTCCAGGGCAACCCGACGGTCGAAACGGTCGTGTCGCTCTTCTCCGGCCTCGTTCGCGTCAAGGAAGACGGCACCGCAAGCGTCGACTTCGAGCTTCCCGACTTCAACGGCACCGTCCGCGTGATGGCCGTCGCCTGGAGCAAGGACAAGGTCGGCCACGGGTCCGGCGATCTGATCGTGCGGGACGCGGTGGCGCTGACTGTCGCCGTGCCGCGCTTCATGACGCTCGGAGACGAGATGAACCTCGGCTTCAGCATCCACAACGTCGATGGACCCGCTGCGGCCTACAAGCTCGCGCTTTTCAAAAAGGATGGCGACGACACCAACGAAACGCTCACCGAGATTGCCGACAAATCGGCGGACCTGAAAGGCGGCGAACGCACGCTTCAGCGCATTGCCTTCAAACCCGCCGATATCGGTTCGCTGACACTCAAGGCTGTCGTTACCGGCCCGAACGACATTCGCGTCAAGCGCGAGATGACGTTCGAGGTCCTACCGCCAGCCCGCGACATCAAACGCACGACGATCTCATCGCTGAAACCCGGCGGCAAGTTGCAGGTCACGCGCGACCTTGCGCAGGATCTGATCCCGTCGCGGACCCGCATCAACCTCTCCGTCGGCCCGGCCGCTCGTCTCGACGTGCCGACGCTTCTGGCTCAGCTCGACCGCTATCCCTACGGCTGCGCCGAGCAGACGGTGTCGCGCGCGATGCCGCTCGTCGTCGCCAATGCGCTCGCAGCGCAAATCGGCCTTGCCGAGGACAAAGCCCTAAAGGAACGTGTGCAAGGCGCAATCGCCCGCGTCTTCGACATGCAGGACTCGACCGGGGCATTCGGCGTGTGGGGTCCGTCATCGACCGACCTCTGGCTGACCGCCTACGTGACGGACTTCCTGACGCGCGCTAAGGAAGCCAAATACGACGTCCCGCGCGAGGGCTTCAATCGCGCCCTCGATAAACTGCAGAACTTCATCGCCTACGCGTCCGACTTCGAGAAGGGCGGCGAAGATCGCGCCTACGCGCTCTACGTCCTCGCTCGAAACGGCCGCGCGCCAGTCGGCGACCTCCGCTACTACGCCGACGAACGCATCGAACGCTTCTCCACGCCGCTGGCAAAAGCGCAAGTCGGTGCCGCGCTGGCGATGATGGGCGACAAGGAACGCGCCGAGCGGGTGTTCGCAGCCGCTCTCGCGGCCATGCCGGATAAGCCGGATTCCGGTTACCGCAGCGACTACGGCTCGACGCTCCGCGACGGCGCCGCACTCGTGACGCTCGCCGCCGAAACCGGCATCGCCCGCGACGCACAGCCAAAACTCGCGACCGTCATCGCCAAGGCCTACGAGACCCGCAGCTATACCTCGACGCAAGAACAGGCATGGATGCTTCTCGCAGCGAAGGCCGTGAACGACGAGGTAAAAGCGACGACGCTGTCGATCGATGGCAAGCCGGTCAACGGCCCGCTGCTGAAAGGCCTGAAACCGGCCGAGCTGAAAGACGGCACTCTGACGATCACCAACAACGGCGACACCGCCGTCGATGCCGTGATCTCCGTCATCGGTGCCGCGCTGACGCCGGAACCGCCTGCCTCCAAGGGCTTCAAGATCGAACGTCAAGCCTACGCGCTTGACGGCAAGAAAGTCGATCTCGCAAGCCTCAACGGCGGCAAGACCGAGGTGAAGCAGAACGATCGCTTCGTCATCACCGTCAAGGTCACGTCCGACGAGCCGGCTGGCCGCGTCATGGTCGTCGACCGCCTGCCTGCCGGTTTCGAGATCGAGAATCCGCATCTCGTCGACAGCGGCGCGATTGCTGGCCTCTCGTGGCTGAAATCGACGGCCGACCCGGAGCATACCGAGTTCCGCGACGATCGCTTCGTAGCCGCATTCAACTTTGCCAACGTGCGCACATCGTCCGATACTTCGAACGGCGACAATGGCAGCTCGGTCGAGGGCGTTGACCAGAACTCGGTCGAAACGCGGGACGACGGATCGGTCGTGCTGCCTGACGGCACGGCGCAGAAAAAGCCGCAAGCCGTGACGGCAACGCTCGCCTACATCGTCCGCGCCGTGAACCCCGGGACCTTCGTCCACCCCGCGGCGACCGTCGAAGACATGTATCGCCCCGAGCGTTACGCGCGCTCGGCCGCGGGTCAGCTCACCGTCTCGGCAAAGGAGTAA
- a CDS encoding poly(3-hydroxybutyrate) depolymerase — protein sequence MRRHRAAIRKFALMVAMTAVPLASGGCNESAKKAASDRPLPALGAKIDETSVSGISSGAYMAGQFQMAHAKRVAGAAIIAGGPYGCSESVFAGTMPGAGTAILNLSKAVNGCMLDLLGVWGVSDPQDLAAKAKERADKGEIDPIADVVNDRVYLFTGTSDRTVAPSIVRHAAAFYEKLGVPQTNIDLVSNLPAGHAFITDNEGNACGVSASPYIDNCNYDQAGALLKHIYGNLAPRAATPGGEFIDFDQRPFFPSDDSAGLAETGVVYIPKSCKDTAGCRVHIAFHGCAQNREAVGDAFVKESGFARWADTNRFIVLFPQIANSPINPQGCWDWWGYTGPQYLTRDAPQIAAVNRMLDALQAPGGGA from the coding sequence ATGAGACGCCACCGCGCCGCGATCCGAAAATTTGCGCTGATGGTCGCAATGACCGCCGTTCCGCTGGCTTCCGGCGGCTGCAACGAGTCCGCGAAAAAGGCCGCATCCGACCGGCCGCTTCCCGCGCTCGGCGCCAAAATCGATGAAACGTCCGTCTCGGGCATTTCATCCGGCGCCTACATGGCCGGACAATTCCAAATGGCGCACGCCAAACGCGTGGCCGGAGCCGCCATCATCGCAGGCGGCCCTTACGGCTGCTCCGAAAGCGTCTTCGCCGGCACGATGCCGGGCGCGGGAACTGCCATCCTCAACCTTTCTAAAGCCGTCAACGGCTGCATGCTCGATCTCCTAGGCGTCTGGGGCGTTTCCGACCCGCAAGACCTCGCGGCGAAGGCCAAGGAGCGCGCCGACAAAGGCGAGATCGATCCGATCGCCGATGTCGTGAATGATCGCGTCTATCTCTTCACCGGAACCTCCGACCGCACCGTCGCGCCCTCGATCGTCCGCCACGCAGCGGCGTTCTACGAAAAGCTCGGTGTGCCCCAAACGAACATCGATCTCGTTTCGAACCTGCCTGCGGGGCACGCCTTCATCACGGACAACGAAGGCAACGCCTGCGGAGTTTCGGCATCACCTTACATCGACAATTGCAATTATGATCAGGCGGGCGCCCTGCTGAAGCACATCTACGGCAACCTTGCGCCGCGCGCGGCGACGCCCGGCGGCGAGTTCATTGATTTCGATCAACGCCCGTTCTTCCCGAGCGACGACAGCGCAGGATTGGCCGAAACGGGCGTCGTCTACATCCCGAAGTCGTGCAAGGACACGGCCGGCTGCCGCGTTCATATTGCCTTCCACGGCTGCGCACAGAATCGCGAGGCCGTAGGCGATGCGTTCGTCAAGGAATCCGGCTTCGCGCGATGGGCGGACACGAACCGGTTCATCGTGCTTTTTCCACAAATCGCGAATTCTCCGATAAACCCGCAAGGCTGTTGGGATTGGTGGGGTTATACGGGCCCGCAGTATCTTACGCGTGACGCGCCGCAGATTGCCGCAGTAAACCGCATGCTCGATGCCTTGCAAGCGCCGGGCGGAGGCGCATAA
- a CDS encoding protein-L-isoaspartate O-methyltransferase — translation MELAELRRVFARQMLALADVWNNQRLEDAFANVPREKFLGRGRWHILTPWSLQNYANNGDPALVYQDVVIALDEERGVNNGSPSLHARWLDEVSAGPGDRVAHIGAGTGYYSAIISEIVGPEGHVIAVEYDADCAARTRENLSGRRNVDVVHGNGCDWPKDEVDIVYVNFAIPRPADPWIENLKPGGRLIFPLGVPSTTRSHGRSLNGVTIMATRLEEGYAAASSYPVSFVFAEGLTLAPGEEEIRNLYQSLKRGGWEGIKSLVWKQAADSAECWYVGSDWALSYNAITS, via the coding sequence ATGGAACTCGCCGAGTTGCGTCGTGTTTTCGCGCGCCAGATGCTGGCGCTCGCCGACGTATGGAACAATCAACGGCTCGAAGACGCGTTCGCCAACGTACCTCGCGAAAAATTTCTCGGGCGCGGCCGGTGGCATATTTTGACGCCGTGGTCGCTCCAGAACTACGCCAATAACGGCGATCCCGCTCTCGTCTATCAGGACGTCGTCATCGCCTTGGACGAGGAGCGCGGCGTCAACAATGGCAGCCCTTCCCTTCACGCCCGATGGCTCGACGAAGTTTCAGCGGGTCCCGGCGATCGCGTCGCTCACATCGGCGCCGGCACGGGATATTACTCCGCCATCATTTCGGAGATTGTCGGCCCCGAAGGTCACGTCATCGCAGTCGAATATGATGCCGATTGCGCCGCGAGAACTCGTGAAAATCTTTCCGGCCGCCGTAACGTTGACGTCGTCCATGGCAACGGCTGCGACTGGCCGAAAGACGAAGTCGACATCGTATATGTGAATTTTGCGATCCCGCGCCCGGCCGACCCTTGGATCGAAAATCTGAAGCCCGGCGGACGCCTCATCTTTCCTCTCGGCGTCCCCAGCACGACCCGGTCGCACGGCAGATCGTTGAACGGCGTCACAATAATGGCGACGCGCCTGGAGGAAGGCTATGCGGCGGCATCCTCCTACCCCGTATCGTTCGTTTTTGCGGAAGGGCTGACACTGGCGCCCGGCGAAGAAGAAATCAGAAATTTGTATCAGAGCCTCAAAAGGGGCGGATGGGAGGGCATAAAAAGTCTCGTTTGGAAGCAGGCGGCCGATAGTGCAGAGTGCTGGTACGTCGGGTCGGATTGGGCCCTCAGCTACAACGCCATTACCTCCTGA